The proteins below come from a single Microcoleus sp. FACHB-68 genomic window:
- a CDS encoding IS630 family transposase, protein MCRLSPKQWDQCQCLNHAASCRTSGLERQKKTLVACEQESERVKELRFAYRLWSLSVDPRNLVFIDETGVHLALTRLSGRAPKGERLYDSESPGNRGQNISLIGAMSIDGLIATLTVVGSVNTHVFLFYIQEVLIPQLWPGAIVLMDNLPVHRAYVIREAIESAGAKLVFLPPESPDLSPIELCWSKLKQLLRSAKARTREALDPALTQIINDCISSDNALDWFAHCGLFI, encoded by the coding sequence GTGTGCAGGCTTAGCCCAAAACAGTGGGATCAATGTCAGTGTCTCAACCATGCAGCGAGCTGTAGAACGTCAGGGCTTGAGCGTCAAAAAAAAACCCTAGTCGCCTGTGAGCAAGAGAGTGAGCGAGTCAAGGAATTGCGCTTTGCTTATCGGCTGTGGAGTTTGAGTGTAGACCCACGGAATTTGGTATTTATCGATGAAACTGGAGTCCATCTGGCATTGACTCGTTTGTCCGGTCGCGCCCCCAAGGGCGAACGCCTGTATGACAGTGAGTCTCCTGGCAATCGTGGGCAGAATATTTCATTAATCGGTGCGATGAGTATTGATGGCTTGATTGCGACCCTGACTGTTGTGGGCAGCGTTAATACTCATGTGTTCTTGTTCTATATTCAGGAGGTTCTGATTCCCCAACTTTGGCCGGGGGCGATTGTCTTGATGGATAACTTGCCAGTTCATCGTGCCTATGTGATTCGAGAGGCTATAGAATCTGCTGGAGCCAAGCTTGTATTTTTGCCTCCCGAATCTCCAGACCTCTCACCCATTGAGTTGTGCTGGTCCAAGCTTAAGCAGCTCCTACGTTCTGCCAAGGCTCGAACCCGTGAAGCCCTCGATCCAGCCTTAACCCAAATTATCAATGATTGTATTTCCTCTGATAATGCTCTAGATTGGTTCGCTCACTGTGGCTTATTCATTTGA
- a CDS encoding helix-turn-helix domain-containing protein, which yields MPAPLSMDLRQRVIAAYQAKEGSQRQLAKRFKVSLSFVRDITRRYRQTGTVEPKPHGGGAVAKLGQSQLLIVKALVEAQPDALLEELCAGLAQNSGINVSVSTMQRAVERQGLSVKKKP from the coding sequence ATGCCAGCTCCACTGTCTATGGATTTACGCCAACGGGTGATAGCAGCCTATCAAGCCAAAGAAGGGTCGCAACGGCAACTAGCAAAACGCTTTAAAGTCAGTTTATCTTTCGTCAGAGATATCACCCGACGCTATCGACAAACTGGAACCGTAGAGCCTAAACCTCATGGGGGTGGAGCCGTTGCTAAATTGGGACAGTCTCAGTTGCTGATTGTCAAAGCCCTCGTAGAGGCTCAACCTGATGCACTGCTTGAGGAGTTGTGTGCAGGCTTAGCCCAAAACAGTGGGATCAATGTCAGTGTCTCAACCATGCAGCGAGCTGTAGAACGTCAGGGCTTGAGCGTCAAAAAAAAACCCTAG
- a CDS encoding helix-turn-helix domain-containing protein → MAGVYKLEITESESELKKRLSQEKTGSGKERLQLLYILKTKKAKTIKEAAELVGRNQVTVQDWLTKYRQGGLIKLLEKKVGTGRPRKIPAWAEKELEKKLQSPTGFESYGEICSWLRERLGIEANYKTMHQLVYYRLKASPKIARPKSAEQSEERLKDFKKTLKST, encoded by the coding sequence ATGGCAGGAGTTTATAAGCTAGAAATCACAGAAAGTGAAAGCGAGCTAAAAAAACGACTGAGCCAAGAAAAAACAGGATCAGGAAAAGAACGATTACAACTGTTGTACATCCTCAAAACAAAAAAAGCTAAAACTATCAAAGAAGCCGCAGAACTTGTAGGGAGAAATCAAGTCACAGTCCAAGATTGGTTAACTAAATACCGTCAAGGAGGACTGATTAAGCTTTTAGAGAAAAAAGTCGGGACAGGAAGACCGAGGAAAATACCGGCGTGGGCAGAAAAAGAACTAGAGAAGAAACTTCAGTCCCCGACCGGATTCGAGAGTTATGGAGAAATTTGCTCCTGGTTAAGGGAGAGGCTAGGGATAGAAGCGAATTATAAAACAATGCATCAGTTAGTGTATTATCGACTCAAAGCCTCCCCAAAAATAGCCAGACCAAAAAGCGCAGAACAGTCAGAAGAAAGATTAAAAGATTTTAAAAAAACTTTGAAGTCAACCTAG
- a CDS encoding IS630 family transposase codes for MLSVIAVTVMGLGKDIRFFCQDETRIGLKTISGRRITCRGVKPYGKVQWKFQATYIYGVVEPETGEHFFYEFTHLNSQCFQIFLEWVAQKIPDSVLIIQLDNRRFHKAKKLKIPKNIKIMFQPSYTPESNPIEQVWQYLKRGLRWELPKKLYQFNMKLHRIRLLE; via the coding sequence ATGCTGAGCGTGATAGCAGTAACAGTCATGGGGTTAGGGAAAGACATTCGATTTTTTTGTCAAGATGAAACGAGAATAGGACTAAAAACAATAAGTGGCAGAAGAATTACTTGTCGGGGGGTAAAACCATACGGAAAAGTGCAATGGAAATTCCAAGCAACGTATATATATGGGGTGGTTGAACCCGAAACCGGAGAGCATTTCTTTTATGAGTTTACCCATTTGAATAGTCAATGCTTTCAGATATTTTTAGAATGGGTGGCCCAAAAAATTCCGGATAGCGTGTTGATTATTCAATTAGATAATAGAAGGTTTCATAAAGCGAAAAAACTGAAAATACCGAAAAACATTAAAATAATGTTTCAGCCGTCGTACACACCGGAATCAAACCCCATAGAACAAGTGTGGCAATATCTTAAGCGAGGTTTGAGATGGGAATTACCAAAGAAATTATACCAATTTAATATGAAGCTGCATAGAATAAGGCTTCTAGAATGA
- a CDS encoding transposase, protein MLQKLFIQGQRLRYLCQDESRLGLKTETGKLITAFGVKPVAPVLWKRENFWLYGVVEPLSGWHLCREYAQLNREYFQKFIDAVAVELGEDIALIQLDQSGAHLSNELR, encoded by the coding sequence ATGTTGCAAAAGTTATTTATTCAAGGTCAGCGACTACGATATTTGTGCCAAGATGAGAGCCGCTTGGGATTAAAAACAGAAACAGGAAAGTTAATTACGGCTTTTGGGGTGAAGCCAGTTGCACCTGTGTTATGGAAGCGGGAGAACTTTTGGTTGTACGGAGTAGTGGAACCATTAAGCGGTTGGCATTTGTGTCGTGAATATGCCCAGCTCAATAGAGAATATTTCCAAAAGTTTATTGATGCAGTAGCTGTTGAATTAGGCGAAGACATTGCCTTAATTCAGTTGGATCAATCAGGCGCTCATCTGAGCAATGAACTGCGATAG
- a CDS encoding helix-turn-helix domain-containing protein gives MMARSLLLEIKESAEFLEKQLKQTRTAAQRERIQILWWLKTGQVQQHKELAHRIGRDGSTITRWLQKYRRGGLSELLEVKTAPGQKPRLTSEALTGLKERLETGVGFTSYAEIVQWLKTEYDLQLSYATVYSWVHYRLKAKLKVPRPCSAKQEVEAALAV, from the coding sequence ATGATGGCGAGAAGTTTATTGTTGGAGATCAAAGAGAGCGCAGAATTTTTAGAAAAACAACTAAAACAGACTCGCACAGCAGCTCAAAGAGAACGAATACAAATATTGTGGTGGCTGAAAACCGGCCAAGTCCAACAACATAAAGAACTAGCCCACCGCATAGGACGAGATGGCTCGACAATCACGCGATGGTTACAAAAGTACAGACGGGGTGGATTATCAGAGTTGCTGGAGGTGAAAACCGCTCCCGGTCAAAAACCGCGCTTAACGTCAGAAGCGCTCACGGGACTAAAAGAACGTCTGGAAACCGGAGTGGGCTTCACTAGTTACGCAGAAATTGTGCAGTGGCTCAAAACAGAATATGACTTGCAATTGAGCTACGCCACAGTATACTCCTGGGTACATTACCGATTGAAAGCCAAATTAAAAGTGCCTCGGCCTTGTAGCGCCAAACAGGAAGTAGAGGCAGCTTTAGCGGTTTAA
- a CDS encoding transposase, with product MNLFLFYATSPKFGISIDKISKRKGHQDFATVVCNIEPGLLLEVTDSHQQKEIIEVLKQQPIEVRERVDEVSVDMWGGLPNTSLVFDRFHVMRLVNEELNTVR from the coding sequence TTGAATCTCTTTCTATTCTATGCAACTTCACCTAAATTTGGTATTAGTATAGATAAGATTAGTAAGCGCAAAGGCCATCAAGATTTTGCAACAGTTGTTTGTAATATTGAGCCAGGTCTACTCTTGGAGGTTACCGACAGTCACCAGCAGAAAGAGATTATTGAAGTTTTGAAGCAGCAACCGATAGAGGTGCGAGAACGGGTTGATGAAGTCAGTGTGGATATGTGGGGAGGATTACCCAATACCTCGCTTGTATTCGACCGATTTCATGTAATGAGACTCGTCAATGAAGAATTAAATACCGTCCGCTAA
- a CDS encoding sugar porter family MFS transporter — translation MRIDNEPVIHNASTSYVLMLALVAAIGGFLFGFDTAVINGAVGALGRAFQASSVEVGLAVSSALLGSAAGAFFAGQLADRYGRVKTMIVAAGLFLLSAIGSGIAFGIWDFMFWRLVGGLAVGAASVIAPAYIAEVSPAHLRGRLGSLQQLAIVTGIFVALLCDYFIAVGAGSADAPFWFGVPAWRWMFWTEVPPAILYGIGALMIPESPRYLVAQGRESEAGAVLARVLGGDVQAKIVEIRQTVLRERKPQLSDLVGRHGLLSIVWIGTGLSVFQQLVGINVIFYYSSVLWQAVGFSEQNSLWITVITSITNIVTTLIAIAFVDKFGRKPLLILGSIGMTLTLGTLATVFGSATLDAAGNPALTGNAGIVALLAANLYVFCFGFSWGPVVWVMLGEMFNNRIRGAALSVAATAQWIANFAVSTSFPPLKDVGLGFAYGLYTTAAAISLFFVLFFIKETKGKELEEM, via the coding sequence ATGAGGATTGATAACGAACCAGTTATTCATAATGCCAGCACATCCTATGTGTTAATGCTGGCACTGGTGGCCGCTATAGGCGGCTTTTTATTTGGTTTTGATACTGCTGTGATTAATGGCGCGGTAGGGGCTTTGGGAAGAGCTTTTCAGGCTAGTAGTGTGGAAGTAGGATTGGCAGTTTCCTCGGCATTACTGGGTTCAGCTGCGGGAGCTTTTTTCGCCGGCCAACTCGCTGATCGCTACGGGCGGGTCAAAACGATGATCGTCGCCGCCGGCCTGTTTTTGCTCAGCGCCATCGGTTCCGGGATTGCCTTTGGTATTTGGGATTTCATGTTTTGGCGATTGGTGGGCGGGTTAGCGGTCGGTGCTGCCAGCGTGATCGCCCCCGCCTACATTGCTGAAGTCTCACCAGCACATCTGCGCGGACGGCTGGGTTCTCTCCAGCAGTTGGCGATCGTTACCGGCATCTTTGTCGCCTTGCTGTGCGATTACTTCATCGCCGTGGGTGCCGGTTCTGCGGATGCCCCTTTTTGGTTTGGAGTGCCGGCTTGGCGTTGGATGTTCTGGACTGAGGTGCCACCAGCCATCCTCTACGGGATCGGGGCGCTGATGATTCCAGAATCACCCCGCTATTTAGTAGCACAAGGACGGGAATCGGAAGCTGGAGCTGTTTTAGCACGAGTTCTAGGCGGGGATGTTCAGGCTAAAATTGTGGAGATCCGGCAGACAGTCTTGCGGGAACGCAAGCCCCAACTGTCCGATCTTGTAGGCCGGCATGGCCTTCTGTCAATTGTCTGGATCGGGACTGGGCTATCCGTCTTTCAACAGCTGGTGGGCATTAACGTGATTTTCTACTACAGCAGTGTGCTGTGGCAAGCGGTGGGTTTTTCCGAGCAAAATTCCCTCTGGATTACTGTAATTACCAGTATCACCAATATTGTAACCACGCTCATAGCAATCGCTTTTGTAGACAAGTTTGGACGCAAACCGCTGCTGATCCTGGGTTCGATTGGCATGACGCTTACCCTAGGAACACTCGCGACAGTCTTTGGCAGTGCGACACTAGACGCTGCCGGCAACCCTGCCTTAACCGGAAATGCCGGCATCGTTGCCCTGCTAGCTGCTAACCTCTATGTCTTTTGCTTTGGCTTCTCTTGGGGCCCCGTGGTTTGGGTGATGTTGGGCGAAATGTTTAACAATAGAATTCGCGGCGCTGCCCTATCAGTCGCTGCTACTGCCCAGTGGATTGCCAACTTTGCCGTCTCTACTAGCTTTCCGCCCCTCAAGGATGTGGGATTGGGTTTTGCCTATGGTTTGTATACGACTGCTGCCGCAATTTCCCTGTTCTTTGTTCTGTTTTTCATTAAAGAAACGAAGGGTAAAGAACTGGAAGAAATGTAA
- a CDS encoding Uma2 family endonuclease has translation MSRLQATLQTDTWVNATWDEYLLALSDPAYEKARGYYYNGRMRLERSPVGNPHSRDHFIVIAAIALFASIRGIDLDGHDNCTYRKAGSEEAQPDVSFYLGDNAEIVPWEATIIDLDTYPTPDLVIEVAYSSLADDKGEKRLLYESLGVREYWIIDVQNVQVIAFEIQNRGSRRIEQSLVLAGLEIAVLEEAFRLSRQMNHGKVSAWLLSQFQ, from the coding sequence ATGAGCCGGCTACAAGCTACATTACAAACCGATACTTGGGTGAATGCCACTTGGGATGAATACCTTCTGGCACTCAGCGATCCTGCCTATGAAAAAGCTAGAGGCTATTACTATAACGGACGCATGAGGTTGGAAAGGTCTCCAGTTGGTAATCCCCATTCCCGCGATCATTTCATTGTGATTGCGGCGATTGCTCTGTTTGCAAGTATTCGGGGCATCGACTTGGACGGACACGATAACTGTACTTACCGCAAAGCCGGCAGTGAGGAAGCGCAACCGGATGTCTCGTTTTATCTGGGTGACAATGCAGAGATTGTACCTTGGGAAGCTACCATTATCGATCTGGATACTTACCCAACCCCAGATTTAGTGATTGAAGTTGCTTATTCTTCTCTTGCTGATGACAAAGGGGAGAAACGTTTACTTTACGAATCACTTGGAGTTCGTGAGTATTGGATTATTGATGTGCAAAATGTTCAGGTAATCGCCTTTGAGATTCAAAATCGAGGCAGTCGCAGAATTGAGCAATCTCTGGTGCTTGCCGGGTTAGAAATTGCAGTTTTAGAAGAAGCTTTTCGACTGAGCCGGCAAATGAATCATGGTAAAGTAAGTGCGTGGTTGCTGTCTCAGTTTCAATAG
- a CDS encoding AAA family ATPase gives MKLTFVRPYKSITSFPETELADFIILTGVNGAGKTHLIEAIENGSIQIDNIALNNQTRPIRLYNWTNLVPQDSGAFSLYQRTQEKYGLWQELSGHIKEYRPEILDMLRQWNRLDLMNMNTRQLISMKQEDLIATGSNPEQAKQIIQAIQNAASSATQNVISRFIQNTPGRQPLINQLQENLSIPLIAFEEDDFYENFPKIWLSVDMFQQSFGRLFVEYQNNWLNNRLKALANSEGEPVSFLTNEEFLVRHGEPPWVFVNSILETANLDFRINQPPQYDDRPYEPILTDQVRGTQVKFADLSSGERILMSFALCLYYAEDRRQLVDYPEVLLFDEIDAPLHPSMTQSLLRTIQEVLINRHAIKVILTTHSPSTVALAPENSLYAMQKTDQQRLQKTTKDKALALLTTGVPTLSIDYENRRQVFVESQYDVQFYERIYEKLKDKLIPGISLNFISSGVAGKGNCEQVKEVVNRLYEGGNKTVYGIIDWDLKNQGNNRVRVLGKENRYSIENYIFDPLILTAFLLREKWIKRSEVGLSENETYIHVAHFDNSRLQLVADFIVDKVRTTYAPPQTEEEKQTCEYISGQSINLPVWFLQINGHQLENTIKETFPELKRFQKEDKLKREILLKVVDDIPQLLSKDFISLFSAIQNVNTALLRDMRYTQ, from the coding sequence ATGAAACTCACCTTTGTTAGACCCTATAAATCAATTACTTCTTTCCCAGAAACTGAACTAGCTGATTTTATAATCCTTACCGGCGTTAATGGTGCAGGAAAGACTCATCTAATAGAAGCCATTGAAAATGGCTCGATTCAGATTGACAATATCGCTTTAAACAACCAGACACGACCAATTCGTTTATACAATTGGACGAATCTTGTTCCGCAAGATAGTGGAGCTTTTTCCCTTTATCAGAGAACTCAAGAAAAGTATGGACTTTGGCAGGAGCTTTCTGGGCACATCAAGGAATATCGTCCTGAGATTCTGGATATGCTGCGACAGTGGAATCGGCTTGATCTTATGAACATGAATACTCGCCAGCTTATCAGTATGAAGCAAGAAGACTTAATAGCAACAGGGAGTAATCCAGAGCAAGCAAAGCAAATTATTCAAGCAATTCAAAACGCAGCTTCTAGTGCAACTCAAAATGTAATTTCCAGATTTATACAAAATACTCCAGGTCGTCAACCATTGATTAATCAACTGCAAGAGAATCTCAGCATTCCTCTCATTGCTTTTGAGGAGGATGACTTTTATGAAAATTTTCCTAAGATTTGGCTATCCGTTGATATGTTCCAACAGTCTTTCGGCAGGCTCTTCGTGGAGTATCAGAACAATTGGCTAAATAATCGGCTCAAAGCTTTGGCAAATTCAGAAGGTGAACCTGTCAGTTTTTTGACAAATGAAGAATTTTTAGTAAGACATGGAGAACCACCCTGGGTTTTTGTAAATAGTATTCTTGAGACCGCGAATTTAGATTTCCGAATCAATCAACCGCCTCAATATGACGATCGTCCTTATGAACCAATTCTGACTGATCAAGTAAGAGGAACCCAAGTAAAGTTTGCCGATTTATCCTCGGGAGAACGAATTTTAATGTCCTTCGCACTATGTCTTTACTACGCAGAGGATCGTCGTCAGCTTGTAGATTATCCAGAAGTTTTACTTTTCGATGAAATTGATGCTCCTCTTCATCCTTCAATGACTCAGTCACTCTTACGTACAATCCAAGAGGTACTGATCAATCGTCATGCAATTAAAGTAATACTAACAACACATTCACCATCAACGGTTGCCTTAGCGCCAGAAAACTCGCTGTATGCTATGCAAAAAACTGATCAACAGCGGTTGCAAAAGACAACAAAAGATAAAGCATTAGCTCTTTTAACAACTGGAGTTCCTACCCTGAGCATCGATTACGAAAATCGTCGCCAGGTCTTTGTTGAAAGTCAATATGATGTTCAGTTTTATGAACGCATTTACGAAAAATTAAAGGATAAGCTAATACCAGGAATTTCGCTGAACTTCATTTCATCTGGAGTAGCAGGAAAAGGAAATTGCGAGCAAGTGAAAGAGGTCGTTAATCGACTATATGAAGGGGGCAATAAAACCGTTTATGGGATTATTGATTGGGATTTAAAGAATCAGGGAAACAACCGGGTAAGAGTCCTTGGAAAAGAAAATCGTTATAGCATTGAAAACTATATTTTCGATCCACTTATTTTAACAGCTTTCTTACTTCGAGAGAAGTGGATTAAACGCTCTGAAGTCGGTTTGAGTGAAAATGAGACATATATTCATGTGGCTCATTTTGACAACAGTCGGCTTCAGCTAGTAGCTGACTTCATAGTGGATAAGGTTAGAACAACTTATGCTCCCCCACAAACTGAAGAAGAAAAACAGACGTGTGAGTATATTAGTGGACAGTCGATTAACTTGCCAGTATGGTTCCTCCAAATTAACGGACATCAGTTAGAAAACACTATAAAAGAGACTTTTCCTGAACTAAAACGCTTTCAAAAAGAAGATAAACTCAAACGAGAGATATTGTTGAAGGTTGTTGACGACATCCCACAACTTCTTTCTAAAGATTTTATCTCTTTATTTTCAGCAATACAGAATGTTAATACAGCGCTTTTGAGAGATATGAGGTACACTCAATGA
- a CDS encoding IS630 transposase-related protein, whose protein sequence is MKPYSVDLREKIVNAYNRGDTSVRKVAIQFGVAKSYVQKLLQLKKTQGHLEPKKQGGAMRGKLDGYGSELAAMVQSHPDATLAEYCEYFGEQYNVWVCASVMCCALQKQQLKRKKNVTQ, encoded by the coding sequence ATGAAACCGTACTCAGTTGATTTGCGAGAAAAAATAGTCAATGCTTACAACAGAGGCGACACGTCGGTTAGAAAAGTAGCCATTCAATTTGGTGTAGCGAAAAGCTATGTACAAAAGCTTCTCCAACTTAAGAAAACTCAAGGTCATCTAGAACCCAAAAAGCAAGGCGGTGCAATGAGGGGTAAATTAGATGGGTACGGTAGCGAATTAGCGGCAATGGTTCAAAGCCATCCCGACGCAACTCTAGCAGAATACTGCGAGTATTTTGGAGAGCAATATAACGTTTGGGTCTGTGCCAGTGTGATGTGCTGTGCATTACAAAAACAACAACTAAAGAGAAAAAAAAACGTTACGCAGTAG
- a CDS encoding transposase: MGILLGLARTHGRSNRGSRVYDFKPYYRGAKVSVIGAISLKKVLAVMTLDGSMNGDVYKVFIEHFLLPQLWVGAVGVMDNLPAHKVKEIQPLIESVGASILYMSPYSPEFNPIEHWWSQLKAFLKQFSPVTASGVDGLIKIALQLMNPEHLKNWFTHCCYCTS, translated from the coding sequence ATGGGGATTTTACTAGGTCTGGCCCGAACTCATGGCAGAAGCAATCGCGGTAGCAGAGTCTATGACTTTAAGCCTTATTACCGAGGCGCGAAAGTGAGTGTGATTGGGGCAATCAGCTTAAAGAAGGTTTTGGCAGTCATGACCCTAGACGGCTCAATGAATGGGGATGTCTACAAAGTTTTCATCGAACATTTTCTCCTTCCACAATTATGGGTAGGTGCAGTCGGTGTCATGGACAATCTACCTGCACATAAAGTTAAAGAAATCCAACCTTTGATTGAATCAGTTGGTGCAAGTATTCTGTATATGTCTCCGTATTCTCCTGAGTTTAATCCTATTGAACATTGGTGGTCACAATTAAAAGCGTTCCTTAAACAATTTTCCCCTGTCACCGCGTCTGGAGTTGATGGTTTAATTAAAATAGCACTTCAATTAATGAATCCCGAACATCTCAAAAATTGGTTTACACATTGCTGCTACTGTACCTCATAA
- a CDS encoding catalase codes for MCNCKLEGRERQTNLRDANMQWDFWSLNPESLHQITILFSDRGLPASYRHMNGYGSHTFSFVNAEGERFWCKFHFKTRQGIKNMTGEESANLIGIDRESHQRDLFEAIARGEFPSWTVKVQVMTEEQANTFQWNPFDLTKVWPHSDFPLIEIGVLELNRNPQNYHAEVEQAAFSPSVFVPGIGPSPDKVLQARLMSYPDAQRYRIGTNYQQLPVNQPRCPVMHYQRDGAMSTGYGGSSPNYYPNTYDSAPKEAPDYKEPGLSLGDVVADRYDSRDQDDYTQAGNLWRIFSEDEKNRTAQAIAGALSGARQDIQMRQLCHFFRADADYGQRVAQALTIELDPAMLQQNQQNNPQPITI; via the coding sequence ATATGTAATTGTAAACTTGAAGGAAGAGAGCGCCAAACCAACCTGCGGGATGCGAATATGCAGTGGGATTTCTGGTCGCTCAATCCTGAGTCGCTGCACCAAATTACAATTTTGTTTAGTGATCGGGGACTGCCGGCCAGCTACCGCCACATGAATGGCTATGGCAGCCACACCTTCTCCTTTGTGAATGCCGAGGGTGAGCGCTTCTGGTGCAAGTTCCACTTCAAGACTCGTCAGGGCATCAAGAATATGACCGGCGAAGAATCTGCTAATCTCATTGGGATTGACCGTGAATCTCATCAGCGCGATCTGTTTGAAGCGATCGCACGGGGTGAGTTTCCTAGCTGGACAGTTAAAGTCCAAGTCATGACCGAAGAGCAGGCTAACACCTTCCAGTGGAACCCGTTTGACTTGACGAAAGTGTGGCCCCACAGTGACTTTCCGCTCATCGAAATTGGGGTTCTGGAGTTAAACCGCAATCCCCAAAACTACCACGCTGAAGTAGAGCAAGCGGCGTTTAGCCCCTCCGTGTTTGTGCCCGGTATTGGCCCTAGCCCTGATAAAGTGTTGCAGGCGCGATTGATGTCCTATCCGGATGCTCAGCGCTATCGCATTGGTACGAACTATCAGCAGTTGCCGGTTAATCAGCCTCGCTGTCCGGTGATGCACTACCAACGGGACGGTGCGATGTCCACCGGCTACGGCGGCAGCAGCCCTAATTACTATCCCAACACTTATGACAGTGCTCCCAAAGAAGCCCCTGATTACAAGGAACCCGGATTGAGTTTAGGGGATGTAGTCGCAGATCGCTATGATTCCCGCGATCAAGATGACTATACTCAAGCCGGCAATCTCTGGCGCATCTTCTCTGAAGACGAGAAGAACCGCACAGCACAAGCGATCGCCGGTGCACTGAGCGGCGCACGGCAAGATATCCAAATGCGGCAACTGTGCCACTTCTTCCGGGCTGATGCCGATTACGGTCAGCGTGTTGCTCAGGCGTTGACCATTGAGCTTGATCCGGCTATGTTGCAACAAAACCAACAAAACAATCCTCAGCCAATAACAATTTAA
- a CDS encoding ATP-binding protein, with protein MVAANIHAKDKQLDDNNVFAVDNDLKLLKSAAIYGANASGKSNLAKALSFMKWFMVNSSKETQSTDEIGVEPFRLSTETEEEPSCFQLVFLMDGRKYRYGFEANRERIVSEWLFYVPNIRETQLFYRELDRFKISKSYKAEGLQHRTRNNALFLSVSAQFNVKIAENILEWVTEKLNIISGSNDEAYLNYTINCLINNKNKNEILQIVKNLDLGIDEIQVNQEDLTADLLPDEMPEEIKKLILKAAIEGKATSIRTIHRKFDKDGNYKSIEKLDFHSHESEGTRKVFALAGPLFTVIKKGEVLIVDELDARLHPLISLAIVELFNSNETNPNNAQLIFMTHDTNLLSNKLFRRDQIWFTEKNRYGATDLYSLAEYKVRNDASFESEYIKGRYGAIPYIGNLNYWADSHV; from the coding sequence ATGGTGGCTGCGAATATTCATGCAAAAGATAAGCAGCTTGATGACAACAATGTTTTCGCAGTAGACAACGATTTGAAGTTGCTCAAAAGCGCTGCCATATATGGAGCGAATGCTAGTGGTAAAAGCAACCTTGCCAAAGCCTTGAGCTTTATGAAATGGTTCATGGTTAATTCATCTAAAGAAACCCAGAGTACAGATGAAATAGGGGTGGAGCCTTTCAGACTTAGTACAGAAACCGAGGAGGAACCATCCTGCTTCCAGCTGGTATTTTTAATGGATGGTCGAAAGTATAGATATGGATTTGAGGCAAATCGAGAAAGAATTGTTTCAGAATGGCTGTTTTATGTACCCAACATAAGAGAAACCCAACTATTTTATCGTGAACTTGATAGGTTCAAAATATCTAAGAGTTATAAAGCTGAGGGCCTTCAGCACAGAACAAGAAACAATGCACTATTTTTGTCTGTTTCTGCTCAGTTTAATGTTAAAATTGCAGAAAATATTTTAGAATGGGTAACTGAAAAGCTAAATATTATCTCTGGATCAAATGATGAAGCGTATTTAAACTATACAATTAATTGTTTAATCAATAATAAAAATAAAAACGAGATTCTTCAAATAGTTAAAAACTTAGATTTAGGGATTGATGAAATACAGGTTAACCAGGAAGACTTGACGGCTGATTTGCTGCCTGATGAAATGCCTGAAGAAATTAAAAAACTAATTCTTAAAGCTGCTATAGAAGGTAAAGCAACTTCAATTAGGACTATACATAGGAAATTTGATAAAGATGGCAATTATAAATCAATCGAGAAACTTGATTTTCATAGCCATGAATCTGAAGGGACACGCAAAGTTTTTGCTTTAGCCGGCCCCCTATTCACTGTAATCAAGAAGGGCGAAGTTCTGATTGTTGATGAGCTTGATGCAAGACTTCATCCTTTGATCAGTTTGGCGATTGTTGAGTTATTTAATTCAAATGAGACAAACCCTAATAATGCTCAGTTAATATTTATGACTCATGATACTAATTTGCTCAGTAATAAACTTTTTCGTAGAGATCAGATATGGTTTACGGAAAAAAATAGATATGGTGCAACAGACTTATACTCATTAGCAGAATATAAGGTACGCAATGATGCTTCATTTGAGAGTGAATATATAAAAGGTAGGTACGGTGCGATTCCCTATATTGGAAATCTGAATTACTGGGCGGATTCTCATGTCTAA